A single Botrytis cinerea B05.10 chromosome 1, complete sequence DNA region contains:
- the Bccdc14 gene encoding Bccdc14 — translation MPPSSQLKYGQIIEYIPDRLYLASYTTPPSPDTLFPYPEQQSSRRSPTKRSARAADGPSVVSDKREPPHYFSVDDTLLYNAFHHDFGPLHIGHLYRFAVQFHDILGAPENKNKPVVFWSKADARSRANAACLLATYMVLIQSWAPHLALAPIAQADPPLMPFRDAGYSQADYGITVQDVVYGVWRAKEQGFCALPQFDLEEYERYERVDQGDFNWLTPDFLAFASPQHHPVQPILPSSPLYASLPTTLEDVDTHPTLPTPFKNVLKHFTSRNIGLVVRLNSELYSPSFFTALGIEHLDMIFDDGTCPPLSVVRKFITLAHEMITVQKRGIAVHCKAGLGRTGCLIGAYLIYRYGFTANEIIAYMRFMRPGMVVGPQQHWLHLNQGTFREWWIEEQFEIRMKEKLANMAPVTPRKGHYTSKSQVVTPPNGNQRTPLGEVDNERSHSIGAQEDYLPAPTPGQPRKTGRIDRHHPYGRHGSAYSEDDSTHHETEVISIHRSSTDTTESEEEWQLRMRTRKSSRSPARSERSGRSISQTTTTIYTSIDDSSYDVENIGSGARPKTPSTVKSGSGSLGKVRGSPKRSGDSLRNKETSGAVRKTSGRVGSASTRKVSGL, via the exons ATGCCTCCTTCCTCCCAATTGAAGTACGGCCAAATCATCGAGTACATCCCAG ACCGATTGTATTTGGCATCTTACACCACGCCTCCCTCACCCGACACTCTCTTCCCGTACCCGGAGCAACAGAGCTCTCGACGATCTCCGACAAAGCGGTCAGCAAGAGCTGCAGATGGACCTTCGGTCGTTTCAGACAAGAGAGAACCACCTCATTACTTCTCCGTTGATGATACCCTCCTCTACAATGCCTTTCACCATGACTTCGGACCATTACACATTGGCCATCTCTACAGGTTCGCGGTTCAATTCCACGACATCCTTGGCGCTCCAGAAAATAAGAACAAACCTGTCGTGTTCTGGAGTAAAGCTGATGCGCGTA GTCGAGCCAACGCTGCATGTCTCCTAGCCACGTATATGGTCTTGATCCAATCATGGGCACCACATCTCGCGCTTGCGCCAATCGCTCAAGCAGACCCACCCTTGATGCCTTTCCGCGATGCAGGATACAGTCAAGCAGATTATGGCATTACAGTTCAAGACGTTGTGTATGGTGTCTGGCGCGCAAAGGAGCAAGGGTTCTGCGCTTTGCCGCAATTCGATCTCGAGGAATATGAAAGATATGAGCGCGTGGACCAGGGTGATTTCAATTGGTTGACCCCCGATTTCCTTGCATTTGCTTCCCCACAGCATCACCCGGTGCAACCAatacttccttcttctccactGTATGCGAGTTTGCCAACAACTTTGGAAGACGTGGATACCCACCCAACCTTACCCACACCTTTCAAAAATGTTTTGAAGCATTTCACATCGCGAAACATTGGCTTAGTGGTTCGCTTGAACTCGGAATTATACTCTCCATCTTTTTTCACGGCGCTGGGCATTGAACATTTGGACATGATCTTTGACGATGGCACGTGTCCACCACTGAGTGTTGTTCGAAAGTTCATTACTTTGGCACATGAGATGATTACTGTTCAGAAGAGGGGCATTGCCGTGCATTGCAAAGCTGGACTTGGACGAACGGGATGTTTGATTGGAGCATATTTGATCTACCGATATGGATTCACTGCCAACGAGATCATTGCTTACATGCGCTTCATGAGACCGGGAATGGTCGTTGGTCCTCAACAACATTGGCTTCACCTTAACCAAGGAACTTTCCGAGAGTGGTGGATTGAAGAGCAATTCGagatcagaatgaaggagaagctCGCCAATATGGCTCCAGTCACTCCAAGAAAGGGACATTACACAAGCAAGAGTCAAGTTGTGACTCCTCCAAATGGCAATCAAAGAACCCCGCTTGGTGAAGTGGACAATGAGAGAAGTCACAGCATTGGAGCCCAGGAGGATTACTTGCCGGCACCAACTCCAGGTCAACCAAGAAAAACAGGCAGAATTGATCGACACCATCCATATGGCCGTCATGGTTCGGCGTACTCCGAAGATGACAGCACACATCATGAAACGGAAGTCATCTCAATTCATCGGTCATCAACTGATACCACTGAATCTGAAGAGGAATGGCAACTCCGGATGCGTACCCGTAAATCATCGAGATCTCCAGCCCGAAGCGAGAGGTCAGGGAGATCCATAAGTCAAACTACTACGACAATCTATACATCCATCGATGACAGTAGCTACGACGTTGAGAACATTGGTTCCGGAGCTAGACCCAAGACACCATCTACCGTCAAATCAGGTAGTGGCTCACTTGGAAAAGTTCGCGGCAGCCCTAAGCGTAGTGGCGATAGTCTCCGAAATAAAGAAACTTCTGGGGCAGTTCGCAAAACCAGTGGGAGAGTTGGCAGTGCTAGCACTCGCAAAGTCTCCGGCTTGTAA
- the Bccdc14 gene encoding Bccdc14, translating to MHPMDYNSMLEWATLLPNDAHPGASAKKGPKDPREEDRPFHWLTYTDRLYLASYTTPPSPDTLFPYPEQQSSRRSPTKRSARAADGPSVVSDKREPPHYFSVDDTLLYNAFHHDFGPLHIGHLYRFAVQFHDILGAPENKNKPVVFWSKADARSRANAACLLATYMVLIQSWAPHLALAPIAQADPPLMPFRDAGYSQADYGITVQDVVYGVWRAKEQGFCALPQFDLEEYERYERVDQGDFNWLTPDFLAFASPQHHPVQPILPSSPLYASLPTTLEDVDTHPTLPTPFKNVLKHFTSRNIGLVVRLNSELYSPSFFTALGIEHLDMIFDDGTCPPLSVVRKFITLAHEMITVQKRGIAVHCKAGLGRTGCLIGAYLIYRYGFTANEIIAYMRFMRPGMVVGPQQHWLHLNQGTFREWWIEEQFEIRMKEKLANMAPVTPRKGHYTSKSQVVTPPNGNQRTPLGEVDNERSHSIGAQEDYLPAPTPGQPRKTGRIDRHHPYGRHGSAYSEDDSTHHETEVISIHRSSTDTTESEEEWQLRMRTRKSSRSPARSERSGRSISQTTTTIYTSIDDSSYDVENIGSGARPKTPSTVKSGSGSLGKVRGSPKRSGDSLRNKETSGAVRKTSGRVGSASTRKVSGL from the exons ATGCATCCCATGGACTACAATTCTATGCTCGAGTGGGCAACTTTACTACCCAATGATGCTCATCCTGGCGCCAGCGCAAAGAAGGGTCCAAAAGATCCTCGGGAAGAGGATAGACCGTTTCACTGGCTAACATACACAGACCGATTGTATTTGGCATCTTACACCACGCCTCCCTCACCCGACACTCTCTTCCCGTACCCGGAGCAACAGAGCTCTCGACGATCTCCGACAAAGCGGTCAGCAAGAGCTGCAGATGGACCTTCGGTCGTTTCAGACAAGAGAGAACCACCTCATTACTTCTCCGTTGATGATACCCTCCTCTACAATGCCTTTCACCATGACTTCGGACCATTACACATTGGCCATCTCTACAGGTTCGCGGTTCAATTCCACGACATCCTTGGCGCTCCAGAAAATAAGAACAAACCTGTCGTGTTCTGGAGTAAAGCTGATGCGCGTA GTCGAGCCAACGCTGCATGTCTCCTAGCCACGTATATGGTCTTGATCCAATCATGGGCACCACATCTCGCGCTTGCGCCAATCGCTCAAGCAGACCCACCCTTGATGCCTTTCCGCGATGCAGGATACAGTCAAGCAGATTATGGCATTACAGTTCAAGACGTTGTGTATGGTGTCTGGCGCGCAAAGGAGCAAGGGTTCTGCGCTTTGCCGCAATTCGATCTCGAGGAATATGAAAGATATGAGCGCGTGGACCAGGGTGATTTCAATTGGTTGACCCCCGATTTCCTTGCATTTGCTTCCCCACAGCATCACCCGGTGCAACCAatacttccttcttctccactGTATGCGAGTTTGCCAACAACTTTGGAAGACGTGGATACCCACCCAACCTTACCCACACCTTTCAAAAATGTTTTGAAGCATTTCACATCGCGAAACATTGGCTTAGTGGTTCGCTTGAACTCGGAATTATACTCTCCATCTTTTTTCACGGCGCTGGGCATTGAACATTTGGACATGATCTTTGACGATGGCACGTGTCCACCACTGAGTGTTGTTCGAAAGTTCATTACTTTGGCACATGAGATGATTACTGTTCAGAAGAGGGGCATTGCCGTGCATTGCAAAGCTGGACTTGGACGAACGGGATGTTTGATTGGAGCATATTTGATCTACCGATATGGATTCACTGCCAACGAGATCATTGCTTACATGCGCTTCATGAGACCGGGAATGGTCGTTGGTCCTCAACAACATTGGCTTCACCTTAACCAAGGAACTTTCCGAGAGTGGTGGATTGAAGAGCAATTCGagatcagaatgaaggagaagctCGCCAATATGGCTCCAGTCACTCCAAGAAAGGGACATTACACAAGCAAGAGTCAAGTTGTGACTCCTCCAAATGGCAATCAAAGAACCCCGCTTGGTGAAGTGGACAATGAGAGAAGTCACAGCATTGGAGCCCAGGAGGATTACTTGCCGGCACCAACTCCAGGTCAACCAAGAAAAACAGGCAGAATTGATCGACACCATCCATATGGCCGTCATGGTTCGGCGTACTCCGAAGATGACAGCACACATCATGAAACGGAAGTCATCTCAATTCATCGGTCATCAACTGATACCACTGAATCTGAAGAGGAATGGCAACTCCGGATGCGTACCCGTAAATCATCGAGATCTCCAGCCCGAAGCGAGAGGTCAGGGAGATCCATAAGTCAAACTACTACGACAATCTATACATCCATCGATGACAGTAGCTACGACGTTGAGAACATTGGTTCCGGAGCTAGACCCAAGACACCATCTACCGTCAAATCAGGTAGTGGCTCACTTGGAAAAGTTCGCGGCAGCCCTAAGCGTAGTGGCGATAGTCTCCGAAATAAAGAAACTTCTGGGGCAGTTCGCAAAACCAGTGGGAGAGTTGGCAGTGCTAGCACTCGCAAAGTCTCCGGCTTGTAA